A window from Tenacibaculum singaporense encodes these proteins:
- a CDS encoding GNAT family N-acetyltransferase, producing MIEFTTATNPTELLQILELQQQNLPENLSEADKKEQGFVTVRHNLELFQKMNDVHPHIIAKSNGLVVGYALSMSKVFRNDIPILIPMFDEIDTTSEGSKPYILMGQVCIDKHYRGKGIFRGLYAKMKEEFSGIYNSIITEIDEKNTRSVNAHKAIGFRTLKTYTSNDQDWEIVYLEI from the coding sequence ATGATTGAGTTTACTACCGCAACCAACCCAACAGAATTACTTCAAATATTAGAGTTACAACAACAAAACTTGCCCGAAAATTTATCAGAAGCAGATAAAAAAGAACAGGGATTTGTTACGGTTCGTCATAATTTAGAATTGTTCCAAAAAATGAACGATGTACATCCACATATTATTGCAAAAAGTAATGGACTTGTTGTTGGTTATGCTTTATCAATGTCTAAAGTTTTCAGAAATGACATCCCTATTCTCATTCCTATGTTTGATGAAATAGACACTACTTCAGAGGGAAGTAAACCTTATATTTTAATGGGGCAGGTTTGCATAGACAAACACTACCGAGGAAAGGGAATTTTTAGAGGTTTATATGCAAAAATGAAAGAAGAATTCTCTGGAATATATAACTCTATTATCACAGAAATTGATGAGAAAAACACTCGATCTGTCAATGCACATAAAGCGATTGGTTTTAGAACTTTAAAAACCTACACAAGTAACGACCAAGATTGGGAAATTGTTTATTTAGAGATTTAA
- the trpS gene encoding tryptophan--tRNA ligase, producing the protein MSRILTGVQSTGTPHLGNLLGAILPAIEMANDSKNESFIFIADMHSLTQIKDGNELRENTYSVAATWLACGIDINKTVFYRQSDIPEVTELTWYLSCFFPYQRLTLAHGFKDKADRLADVNAGLFTYPMLMAADILLYDAEIVPVGKDQLQHLEMTRDVANRFNNIVGETLVPPQAKINEDTKLVPGIDGEKMSKSRNNFINIFLPDKKLRKQIMAIQTDSKALEDPKDPDSDNVFAIYKLLASEEQIAQMRANYENGGYGYGHAKQALYELIVDKFDDVRAKYSHYMENRHEIDEALAVGAEKARIIAKDVLQRVRGKIGY; encoded by the coding sequence ATGTCAAGAATTTTAACAGGAGTACAAAGTACAGGGACCCCGCATTTAGGGAATTTATTAGGAGCAATTTTACCTGCAATTGAAATGGCAAACGATTCTAAAAACGAATCGTTTATTTTCATTGCCGATATGCACTCTTTAACTCAAATTAAAGACGGAAACGAATTGCGAGAAAACACCTATAGTGTTGCGGCAACTTGGCTTGCTTGTGGTATTGATATTAACAAAACCGTATTTTATCGTCAAAGTGACATTCCTGAAGTTACTGAATTAACTTGGTATTTAAGCTGCTTTTTTCCGTACCAACGTTTAACCTTAGCACACGGATTTAAAGATAAAGCTGATCGTTTGGCTGACGTAAACGCTGGATTATTTACCTATCCAATGTTAATGGCTGCGGATATTTTATTGTATGATGCTGAAATTGTTCCAGTAGGAAAAGATCAGTTACAACATTTAGAAATGACACGCGACGTTGCTAACAGGTTTAATAATATTGTAGGTGAAACCTTGGTTCCGCCTCAAGCAAAAATAAATGAAGACACCAAATTAGTTCCAGGTATTGATGGTGAAAAAATGAGTAAATCAAGGAATAACTTCATTAATATTTTCCTCCCAGACAAGAAGTTACGTAAGCAAATTATGGCTATTCAAACGGATAGTAAAGCGTTAGAAGATCCAAAAGATCCAGATAGTGACAATGTTTTTGCTATATATAAATTGTTAGCTTCTGAAGAACAAATAGCTCAAATGCGTGCTAATTATGAAAATGGAGGGTATGGCTACGGACATGCAAAACAAGCTCTTTATGAATTAATTGTAGACAAATTTGATGATGTACGTGCTAAGTATAGTCACTATATGGAAAACCGTCATGAAATTGACGAAGCTTTAGCTGTAGGTGCAGAAAAAGCTCGTATAATAGCTAAAGATGTGCTACAAAGAGTTCGAGGTAAAATAGGATATTAA
- a CDS encoding lysophospholipid acyltransferase family protein: MAPFMLVLTSDEKYYPVFWKVVRAWAYFLIYGMGFRLKVEKEQEIDRNKSYMFCANHASFIDPWILIAMSKNPIVFVGKKELAKFPIFGFFYKKVVIVVDRSDLESRKKVYEEAHKRLKNGTSVAIFPEGLVPAENIVLAPFKNGAFSLAIEHQIPIVPQVYYDGKRLFSWDFFKGAPGTLRVKQCKFIETENLAIGDKKKLKEQTYNVIYNELINDELYMKDTNRPNNEREFKSLL, encoded by the coding sequence ATGGCGCCTTTTATGTTGGTTTTAACGTCAGATGAAAAATATTACCCAGTTTTTTGGAAAGTTGTTAGAGCTTGGGCTTATTTTTTAATTTATGGTATGGGTTTCCGATTAAAAGTTGAAAAAGAACAAGAAATAGATCGAAATAAAAGCTACATGTTTTGTGCTAACCATGCGTCGTTTATAGATCCATGGATTCTAATAGCGATGAGTAAAAATCCAATAGTTTTTGTAGGAAAGAAAGAATTGGCAAAGTTTCCAATTTTTGGTTTTTTTTACAAAAAAGTGGTTATTGTAGTTGATAGAAGCGATTTAGAAAGTAGAAAAAAAGTATATGAAGAAGCACATAAAAGATTAAAAAATGGAACAAGTGTTGCAATTTTTCCAGAAGGATTAGTGCCTGCTGAAAACATCGTTTTGGCTCCTTTTAAAAATGGAGCATTTAGTTTAGCTATTGAACATCAAATTCCAATCGTCCCTCAAGTGTATTATGATGGAAAACGTTTGTTTTCTTGGGATTTTTTTAAAGGTGCCCCTGGAACACTGAGAGTAAAACAATGCAAGTTTATTGAAACAGAGAATCTGGCTATTGGAGACAAGAAAAAACTTAAAGAGCAAACATATAATGTAATATACAATGAATTGATAAATGACGAGTTGTATATGAAAGATACTAACCGACCTAACAATGAGCGAGAATTTAAATCACTTTTATAG
- a CDS encoding molybdenum cofactor biosynthesis protein MoaE, whose protein sequence is MNTSSIKITSEKLNLQECYDFVADPSCGGIAVFVGTVRNATRNKEVTQLDFSTYKPMAIKEMQKIADAALEKFGVKKIAIHHAEGLLTIGDIPVIITVSSPHRKAAFEACQYAIDTLKETVPIWKKEFFEDGEVWVNAHP, encoded by the coding sequence ATGAACACATCATCTATAAAAATAACTTCAGAAAAACTCAACTTACAAGAGTGTTACGATTTTGTGGCAGATCCTTCTTGTGGTGGGATTGCTGTTTTTGTAGGTACAGTTAGAAATGCAACACGAAATAAGGAAGTAACTCAATTAGATTTTTCTACCTACAAGCCCATGGCAATTAAGGAAATGCAAAAAATTGCAGATGCTGCTTTGGAAAAATTTGGGGTAAAAAAAATTGCCATTCATCACGCAGAAGGTTTGTTAACTATTGGTGATATCCCTGTAATTATTACGGTTTCTTCTCCACACAGAAAAGCCGCTTTTGAAGCTTGTCAGTATGCCATTGACACCTTAAAAGAAACAGTACCTATTTGGAAAAAAGAATTTTTTGAAGATGGAGAAGTTTGGGTGAATGCGCATCCTTAA
- a CDS encoding CYTH domain-containing protein — translation MATEIERKFLVKSTDFKQEAFQKNYIKQGFLNSDKERVVRVRIKDDKGFLTIKGPSNTNGTTRFEWEKEIDKEEAESLFNLCEKGIIEKYRYLISIGNHTFEVDEFLGDNNGLLIAEVELEDENEHFSKPEWLGKEVTGIAKYYNSNLSKYPYTNWS, via the coding sequence ATGGCAACAGAGATAGAGCGAAAATTCTTGGTAAAATCTACAGACTTTAAACAAGAAGCTTTTCAAAAAAACTACATCAAACAAGGATTTTTAAACTCTGATAAAGAACGTGTGGTGCGTGTTCGCATTAAAGATGATAAAGGCTTTTTAACCATTAAAGGTCCTTCAAACACTAATGGAACTACTCGTTTTGAATGGGAAAAAGAAATTGACAAGGAAGAAGCTGAAAGTCTTTTTAATTTATGCGAAAAAGGTATTATTGAAAAGTATCGATATTTAATAAGCATTGGCAATCATACGTTTGAAGTAGATGAGTTTTTGGGAGACAATAATGGTTTGCTTATTGCTGAAGTAGAGTTAGAAGACGAAAACGAACATTTTTCAAAACCAGAGTGGTTAGGTAAAGAAGTTACCGGAATCGCTAAGTATTACAATTCAAACTTAAGTAAGTATCCGTATACGAACTGGTCTTAA
- a CDS encoding DUF6370 family protein has protein sequence MKKILILVFLGIVACSNPKEKTQIVEASCGQCKFGLDSQQGCDLAVKIDGQAYFIDGAHIDDYGDAHDKNIGFCNVIRKAEVTGKIEDGKFKASSFKIVEE, from the coding sequence ATGAAAAAAATATTAATTTTAGTGTTCTTAGGAATTGTTGCATGTAGTAATCCTAAAGAAAAAACACAAATAGTAGAGGCTTCGTGTGGTCAATGTAAATTTGGTTTAGATAGCCAACAAGGGTGTGATTTAGCTGTAAAAATAGATGGGCAAGCCTATTTTATTGATGGTGCACACATAGATGATTATGGTGATGCTCATGATAAAAATATCGGTTTTTGTAATGTAATTAGAAAGGCTGAAGTTACTGGAAAAATTGAAGACGGTAAATTTAAAGCTTCTTCTTTTAAAATAGTTGAAGAATAA
- the recO gene encoding DNA repair protein RecO, which produces MAVITTKVIVLSSLKYGDTSLIVKCFTLQEGVKSYMIKGVLKSKKGKLKPAHFQPLTQLNLTANHSNKSSLHSIKEVQVIHPYETIYTSVVKQTIVLFLSEVLSYILQEEEENNPLYSYIETSLIWLDTHDEIANFHLLFLLNLSRYLGFYPDTTNIDKTAFNLLEGGFTDTEYEKLTISGKEIMLFKSLLGINFDAINSISYSKKERQIILRIIVQYYELHLEGFRKPKSLDVLETVFN; this is translated from the coding sequence ATGGCAGTAATTACTACAAAAGTCATCGTTTTGAGTTCTCTTAAATATGGAGATACTAGTTTGATTGTAAAATGTTTTACTCTACAAGAAGGAGTAAAATCGTACATGATAAAAGGAGTGCTGAAATCAAAAAAAGGAAAGTTAAAGCCTGCACATTTTCAGCCATTAACGCAATTAAACCTTACGGCAAACCATAGTAACAAAAGTTCGTTGCATTCTATTAAAGAAGTACAGGTGATTCACCCGTATGAAACTATTTATACTTCAGTTGTTAAGCAAACAATTGTATTATTTTTATCTGAAGTGTTATCATATATTCTACAAGAAGAGGAAGAAAATAATCCTTTATATAGTTATATTGAAACATCTTTGATTTGGTTGGATACGCATGATGAGATTGCAAACTTTCACTTACTGTTTTTGTTAAACTTATCTAGGTATCTTGGCTTCTATCCAGATACTACCAATATTGATAAGACAGCATTTAATTTATTAGAAGGAGGCTTTACAGATACCGAATATGAAAAACTAACGATTTCAGGAAAAGAAATAATGCTGTTTAAAAGCTTGTTAGGCATAAATTTTGATGCAATTAATTCAATTTCTTATTCAAAAAAAGAAAGACAAATTATTCTCCGAATTATAGTTCAGTATTATGAATTACATTTGGAAGGATTTAGAAAGCCTAAATCATTAGATGTTTTAGAAACTGTATTTAATTAA
- a CDS encoding NADP(H)-dependent aldo-keto reductase, translating to MKYTTLPNTDVKVSKICLGTMTWGRQNTEAEGHEQMDYALEQGVNFFDTAELYSVPATPETYGATEKIIGSWFKKTRNREKVVLASKIAGGGDYTAHIRTGGFNRKNISEAIEGSLKRLQTDYIDLYQLHWPDRGVNCFGVRDYPYKTSAKEAEKHLEILETLNDFVKEGKIKHVGLSNETPWGTMKYLQMSEQHNLPRMVTIQNSYSLIHRGYEVGMSEVSMRENIGLLAYSPLAQGVLTGKYIDGKTPEGARGTLFPRFIARYKNEGSEKAVLEYQKIANKHGLTLTELSLAYINQLPFVTSNIIGATKMSQLKENINSINIELSDTILEEIEAVHKAIPNPAP from the coding sequence ATGAAATACACTACACTACCAAATACCGATGTAAAAGTTTCTAAAATTTGTTTAGGGACGATGACATGGGGACGACAAAATACCGAAGCAGAAGGACATGAGCAAATGGATTATGCTTTAGAACAAGGAGTAAACTTTTTTGATACTGCGGAACTGTATTCTGTACCAGCAACACCAGAAACATATGGAGCAACAGAAAAAATTATTGGTTCTTGGTTTAAGAAAACAAGAAACAGAGAAAAAGTAGTGTTAGCGTCTAAAATTGCTGGAGGAGGCGATTACACAGCTCATATTAGAACAGGTGGTTTCAATAGAAAAAATATATCAGAAGCCATTGAAGGTAGCTTAAAACGCTTACAAACCGATTACATTGATTTATACCAATTGCATTGGCCAGATCGTGGAGTAAACTGTTTTGGAGTACGTGATTATCCGTATAAAACTTCTGCGAAAGAAGCTGAAAAACATTTAGAGATTTTAGAAACCTTGAATGACTTCGTAAAAGAAGGGAAGATCAAACACGTTGGTTTGTCTAATGAAACACCTTGGGGAACGATGAAATATCTGCAAATGTCAGAACAACATAATTTACCAAGAATGGTTACGATTCAAAATTCGTACTCATTAATTCATAGAGGATATGAAGTGGGGATGTCTGAGGTTTCGATGAGAGAAAATATAGGTTTGTTAGCTTATTCTCCATTAGCACAAGGAGTATTAACAGGAAAATATATTGATGGAAAAACCCCTGAAGGCGCAAGAGGAACATTATTTCCAAGGTTTATAGCTAGATATAAAAATGAAGGTTCAGAAAAAGCGGTTTTAGAGTACCAAAAAATAGCTAATAAACACGGATTAACATTAACAGAGTTGTCTTTAGCATATATTAATCAGTTACCATTTGTAACGAGTAATATTATTGGAGCTACGAAAATGAGTCAGTTAAAAGAGAATATCAATTCTATCAATATAGAATTGTCTGATACTATTTTAGAAGAGATAGAAGCGGTGCACAAAGCTATCCCGAATCCAGCTCCATAG
- the trhA gene encoding PAQR family membrane homeostasis protein TrhA yields MSENLNHFYSEKEERLNILTHGFGLLLSIIAFPFLVKKSLNYHAFWKIASFCIYGLSMIILYAASTFYHAAKKPKLRRRLNIFDHAAIYVLIAGTYTPFCLVVLPPKLGWYMFIFVWLFAKTGVVLKLFFTGRFDKLSTALYLLMGWQVVFVIKPLMENLSDKGLLYLFLGGVFYTVGAILYSIKKLEYNHAIFHVFVLLGSLSHFLAIYMCV; encoded by the coding sequence ATGAGCGAGAATTTAAATCACTTTTATAGCGAAAAAGAAGAAAGGTTAAACATCCTTACTCACGGGTTTGGATTGTTGTTAAGTATTATAGCCTTTCCTTTTTTAGTGAAAAAATCCCTTAATTATCATGCTTTTTGGAAAATAGCTAGCTTTTGTATTTATGGGTTAAGTATGATAATTCTTTATGCAGCATCTACATTTTATCATGCCGCCAAAAAACCTAAACTCAGACGAAGACTCAATATTTTTGATCATGCAGCTATTTATGTATTAATTGCTGGAACATATACCCCATTTTGCTTAGTCGTATTACCGCCAAAACTGGGTTGGTATATGTTTATTTTTGTTTGGTTATTTGCCAAAACTGGGGTTGTACTAAAGCTTTTTTTTACAGGACGGTTTGACAAACTATCAACTGCATTGTATTTATTAATGGGGTGGCAAGTTGTTTTTGTAATTAAGCCTTTAATGGAAAACTTATCAGATAAAGGCTTGTTGTATCTTTTTCTTGGTGGAGTTTTTTATACTGTAGGAGCTATTCTATATTCTATTAAAAAATTGGAATATAATCACGCAATCTTTCATGTTTTTGTTCTCTTGGGTAGTTTGAGTCATTTTTTAGCGATCTATATGTGTGTTTAA
- a CDS encoding phosphoglycerate kinase: MKTLNDFNFENKKALIRVDFNVPLNDIFVVTDDTRIQAAKPTIIKILEDGGSCVLMSHLGRPKGKEDQFSLRHIVSKVTEVLGVQVKFVDDCIGSAVEEAVTNLKSGEILLLENLRFYPEEKAGDVAFAEQLAKWGDVYVNDAFGTAHRAHASTAIIAQFFPENKCFGNLLATEIESIDKVLNNSEKPVTAILGGAKVSSKIGVIENIIEKVDHIIVGGGMTFTFIKALGGKIGNSLVEEDKLELALEILAKAKENNTEIHLPVDAVIADAFSNDANTQVVDTNEIPDGWMGLDCGPKTVEKFAEVIAKSKTILWNGPLGVFEMEKFAQGTIGLGNAIEEATKNGAFSLVGGGDSVAAVKQFGFADKVSYVSTGGGAMLEMLEGRTLPGIEAILN, encoded by the coding sequence ATGAAAACATTGAACGATTTCAATTTCGAAAATAAAAAAGCATTAATCCGTGTAGATTTTAATGTGCCTTTAAATGATATTTTTGTAGTAACAGATGATACAAGAATTCAAGCAGCAAAACCAACTATTATTAAAATATTAGAAGACGGTGGTAGCTGTGTATTAATGTCGCATTTGGGGCGTCCAAAAGGTAAAGAAGATCAGTTTTCGTTACGTCATATTGTTAGCAAGGTAACAGAAGTATTAGGCGTACAAGTGAAGTTTGTTGATGATTGTATTGGCTCAGCAGTTGAAGAAGCCGTAACTAATTTAAAAAGCGGAGAGATTTTATTACTTGAAAACCTACGTTTTTATCCAGAAGAAAAAGCAGGAGATGTTGCTTTTGCTGAGCAATTAGCTAAATGGGGTGATGTGTATGTAAACGACGCTTTTGGTACTGCACACAGAGCACACGCATCTACTGCAATTATTGCACAATTTTTTCCAGAAAATAAGTGTTTCGGAAACTTGTTAGCAACAGAAATAGAAAGTATCGATAAGGTATTAAACAATTCAGAAAAACCAGTGACCGCTATTTTAGGAGGCGCAAAAGTGTCGTCTAAAATTGGTGTGATTGAAAATATTATTGAAAAAGTAGATCATATTATTGTTGGTGGAGGTATGACATTTACGTTTATCAAAGCTTTAGGAGGTAAGATAGGAAACTCATTAGTTGAAGAGGATAAATTAGAGTTGGCATTAGAAATTTTAGCAAAAGCAAAAGAGAATAATACAGAAATTCATTTACCAGTAGATGCAGTTATTGCAGATGCTTTTTCAAATGATGCCAATACGCAAGTTGTAGACACAAATGAAATTCCTGATGGATGGATGGGATTAGATTGCGGGCCTAAAACCGTTGAAAAATTTGCTGAAGTTATTGCAAAGTCTAAAACAATTTTATGGAATGGTCCTTTAGGAGTTTTTGAAATGGAAAAGTTTGCACAAGGAACCATTGGTTTAGGAAATGCTATTGAAGAGGCAACTAAAAATGGAGCGTTCTCGCTTGTAGGAGGGGGAGATTCAGTTGCTGCGGTAAAACAATTTGGATTTGCTGATAAAGTAAGTTACGTGTCTACAGGTGGAGGAGCAATGTTAGAAATGCTAGAAGGGCGTACCTTACCAGGAATTGAAGCAATTCTTAATTAG
- a CDS encoding TonB-dependent receptor yields MKHRITVFFLLFVTTIFSQTITVIDAETGKPVEAVAVFNKSKTTSAISDELGKVDVSDFRVNELLTFAHVSYAEYQEKKSVIKRNNYHVYLSKNSEQLDEVVVSVFKNREKANRIAEQIAVVSLKEIEKLSPQTSADLLASVPGIKVQKSQFGGGSPVLRGMESNRVLLVVDGVRMNNAIYRKGHLQNSITVAPNLLDRTEVVFGPSSVIYGSDALGGVIHYYTKTPKLSEKGSEIKGNTFLRYSSVNNEVTNVVSTELRFKKWASFTSISHSNFGDLKMGENRSHGFENWGKVPFYSNNTRTFYNDTPVVNSDQNLQRNTGYSQTDVLQKFYVPFSKNTDFKLNIQYSTSSDIPRFDKLNELKKGSLKFAEWYYGPQKRLLISPQLIINPKKKWMDNGTITLAYQNIKESRIQRKFGSLDRSYRKESVDAFSLNGDFTIPLAENRNLGYGIEVTYNDVESNSYGKTLRVNDSNIIGFDGDFTVQSRYPDVGSSYLSSAFYVDYRQDINSKSTLNTGIRGTNTVLKAKWLDETFIDIPQNNIQLDNQSLTATIGYVYKPNKTWQLNTVLSSGFRSPNIDDVGKIREKNGKVTIPNTSLKPEHAYNAEIGAQKYFNNRKFRVGANVYYTLLNNYIYRESFELNGSSTIEYDGEDGAIVANVNKGTAYVTGATVSYQGRLHKNWNTSGFVTYTYGKTYDTNEPMSSIPPLFGRFDLSYVNKKFEGGANLVFNAKKDISDYNITEGIDNHEQTPIVNANATEDIDKYYGSPSWVTVGLYGKYQFTKNIALQAQLSNLFDEHYKEFASGVSAAGRNISVSLLTNF; encoded by the coding sequence ATGAAACACAGAATTACTGTATTTTTTTTACTATTTGTTACCACAATTTTTTCTCAAACTATTACTGTTATTGATGCTGAAACGGGGAAACCTGTAGAGGCTGTTGCTGTTTTTAATAAAAGCAAAACAACGTCTGCTATAAGTGATGAATTAGGAAAGGTTGATGTTTCTGATTTTAGAGTGAATGAGTTACTTACGTTTGCACATGTATCTTATGCTGAATATCAAGAAAAAAAATCAGTAATAAAAAGAAATAACTATCATGTTTATTTATCGAAAAACTCAGAACAGTTAGATGAGGTAGTTGTTTCGGTTTTTAAAAATAGAGAGAAAGCCAACCGTATTGCAGAGCAAATAGCGGTAGTATCTTTAAAAGAAATAGAAAAACTATCACCTCAAACTTCAGCAGATTTATTAGCAAGTGTTCCTGGAATTAAAGTTCAGAAATCACAGTTTGGAGGAGGAAGTCCTGTCTTACGTGGAATGGAAAGTAATCGAGTACTTTTAGTGGTTGATGGTGTTCGTATGAACAATGCAATTTACAGAAAAGGACACTTACAAAATTCAATAACAGTGGCTCCAAACTTATTAGACAGAACAGAAGTTGTTTTTGGACCCTCATCGGTAATTTATGGTTCAGACGCATTAGGAGGAGTAATTCATTATTACACTAAAACCCCAAAACTATCAGAAAAAGGAAGTGAAATTAAAGGGAATACTTTTTTACGATATAGTTCGGTAAATAATGAAGTAACCAATGTGGTTTCTACCGAATTAAGATTTAAAAAATGGGCTTCTTTTACAAGTATATCTCATAGTAATTTTGGAGACTTAAAGATGGGAGAAAACCGTTCTCACGGTTTTGAAAATTGGGGGAAAGTTCCTTTTTATTCTAATAATACTCGTACTTTTTATAACGACACACCAGTAGTTAATTCTGACCAAAACCTACAAAGAAATACAGGTTACAGTCAAACAGACGTATTGCAAAAGTTTTATGTGCCTTTTTCAAAAAACACAGATTTTAAATTAAATATTCAATATTCAACTTCTTCTGATATACCTCGTTTTGATAAGTTAAATGAATTGAAAAAAGGAAGTTTAAAGTTTGCTGAATGGTATTATGGGCCTCAAAAACGTTTGTTAATATCTCCTCAGTTAATTATCAATCCAAAGAAAAAGTGGATGGATAATGGAACCATTACTTTAGCTTATCAAAATATAAAAGAAAGTCGTATTCAACGAAAGTTTGGAAGTCTAGATAGGTCTTACAGAAAAGAAAGTGTGGATGCTTTTAGTTTGAATGGAGATTTTACAATACCATTAGCAGAAAATAGAAATTTAGGATATGGAATTGAAGTTACTTACAATGATGTGGAGTCTAATTCTTACGGAAAAACGTTACGAGTTAATGATAGTAACATAATTGGTTTTGATGGAGATTTTACAGTGCAGTCGCGTTACCCAGATGTGGGAAGCAGTTATTTGAGCTCTGCTTTTTATGTAGATTACCGTCAAGATATCAATAGTAAATCAACGTTAAATACAGGTATAAGAGGAACAAATACAGTATTAAAAGCAAAATGGTTAGATGAAACTTTTATTGATATTCCTCAAAATAATATTCAATTAGATAACCAATCGTTAACAGCAACTATAGGTTATGTGTACAAGCCTAATAAAACTTGGCAATTAAATACAGTATTATCTTCTGGTTTCAGATCACCAAATATTGATGATGTAGGAAAGATAAGAGAGAAAAACGGAAAAGTAACCATACCAAATACTAGTTTAAAACCAGAACACGCATATAATGCTGAAATTGGAGCTCAAAAATATTTTAATAATAGAAAATTTAGAGTTGGGGCAAATGTGTATTATACTTTATTGAATAACTACATTTATAGAGAGAGTTTTGAATTGAATGGAAGCTCAACTATTGAATATGATGGAGAGGACGGAGCTATTGTTGCTAATGTAAACAAAGGAACAGCTTATGTTACGGGTGCCACGGTAAGTTATCAAGGGAGGCTACATAAAAACTGGAATACTTCTGGGTTTGTTACGTATACCTATGGTAAAACATACGATACCAACGAACCAATGTCATCTATTCCACCACTATTTGGGCGTTTTGATTTAAGCTATGTAAACAAGAAGTTTGAAGGTGGAGCTAACCTAGTATTCAACGCAAAAAAAGATATTTCAGACTATAATATAACAGAGGGTATTGATAATCATGAACAAACACCAATTGTCAATGCAAATGCAACCGAAGATATTGATAAATATTACGGAAGCCCTAGTTGGGTGACTGTTGGATTATATGGAAAATATCAATTTACAAAAAACATAGCTT